From a single Chlorocebus sabaeus isolate Y175 chromosome X, mChlSab1.0.hap1, whole genome shotgun sequence genomic region:
- the LDOC1 gene encoding protein LDOC1: protein MVDELVLLLHALLMRHRALTIENSQLMEQLRLLVCERASLLRQVRPPSCPVPFPETFNGESSRLPEFIVQTASYMLVNENRFCNDAMKVAFLISLLTGEAEEWVVPYIEMDSPILGDYRAFLDEMKQCFGWDDDEDDDDEDEEDNY, encoded by the coding sequence ATGGTGGATgagctggtgctgctgctgcacGCGCTCCTGATGCGGCACCGCGCCCTGACCATCGAGAACAGCCAGCTCATGGAACAGCTGCGGCTGCTGGTGTGCGAGAGGGCCAGCCTGCTGCGCCAGGTACGTCCGCCGAGCTGCCCGGTGCCCTTCCCCGAAACGTTTAATGGCGAGAGCTCCCGGCTCCCCGAGTTTATCGTGCAGACAGCGTCTTACATGCTCGTGAACGAGAACCGATTCTGCAACGACGCCATGAAGGTGGCATTCCTAATCAGTCTCCTCACCGGGGAAGCCGAGGAGTGGGTGGTGCCCTACATCGAGATGGATAGCCCCATCCTAGGTGATTACCGAGCCTTCCTCGATGAGATGAAACAGTGCTTTGGCTGGGATGATGACGAAGACGACGACGACGAGGACGAAGAGGATAATTACTAG